AATCTCAGTCGTTAATGCCGGTGTTTTTGTGGAAATAGACGAGGTTTCCCGAATTATACAGTCGGCCAGAATCGTCGTGGGCTCGGTCGCACCTACCGCCATTCTGATCCGGGAAGCGGAAACAGCGCTGCTTGGCCAGGTCTTATCCCCTGCCGTGATTACCCAGGCCGGCGCTATTGTGGAGAAAGTAATCCATCCGATTGATGATATACGGTCGACGGCGGCCTATCGTCAGGCTGTGGCGGGAATTTTGGTTAAACGGGCGCTGCAAACAGTATGGAGCCAATTTAAACTGCAGGAGGTGCAGGCATGAACGGAAAAGTTGCGATAAAATTTGTGCTGAACCATCAAGCGTTTTCCCGGGAGGTGTCGCCTGACCGGCGGCTGATTGAGTTTTTGCGGGAAGACCTGAAACTTACCGGGACGAAAATCGGCTGCGGCGAGGGTGATTGCGGCGCTTGCACAATCATCATTGACGGGAAAACCGCCAATTCATGTTTGCTGCTGGCTGCTCAGATTGACGGCAAAGAGTTATTGACCATTGAAGGAATGGGAGATGATAAAAACCTGCATCCGCTGCAGACGGCATTTATGGAAGCCGGTGCGGTGCAGTGCGGTTTTTGCACACCGGGAATGCTGTTGTCGGCGAAAGCGTTGCTGGATAAAAATCCGCGGCCTGACCGGCAGGAAATTATGCAGTCCATAGCGGGCAACCTCTGCCGCTGCACGGGTTATAAAAAAATTGCCGATGCAATTGAGCAAGTTGTGCGACAAAACAGTGCTTTGGAGAGGGGCTGATCAATGATGGAGAAATGTGCTGTTGTCGGTCAATCCATTATTCGCCGGGATGCTTTGGATAAAGTGCTGGGGAAAACCAAATTTAGCGCCGATCTGAAGATTGAAGGGATGTTATATGCCAGGGTGCTGCGCAGCAAGGTGCCGCACGCGCTGTTAAAAAGTATTGACGTTACGGCGGCGGAGGCTTTGCCGGGCGTGTGTGTCGTTCTTACGGCCCGTGATGTGCCGGGCAGCAACAGTCATGGAATTATATTCAAGGATGAGCCTGCTTTGATCAGCGATAAAATCCGCAAAATCGGCGATCCGCTGGCGGTTGTAGCTGCTGATAGCGAGGCGCTTGCCGAACAGGCCCTGGCTTTAATCAAGGTGGACGTAGAAGAGTTGCCGGCAGTGCTGGATGCTGAACAAGCTATGCAGCCGGATGCTCCCAAAGTTCATGGCGACAGCAATATTTTGTCGTTGCGGAAAATCCGCAAAGGGGATGTGGCGCAGGCTTTTTTAACTGCCGATATTATTGTGGAACAGGAATACCGGACGCAAATGCAGGAGCATGCCTATATTGAGCCGGAAGCGGGCCTGGCTTATATGGACAGTGATGTTGTGGTGATTAAGGTCTCGACGCAGAATACTCACTTTGACTGCCGGGAAGTGGCGCGGAATCTTAATCTTCCGTTAAATAAAGTTCGTATTATTCAAGCCCCGACCGGGGGCGGCTTCGGCGGGAAGCTGGATATTTCGGTGCAAATATGGCTGGGGCTGGTGGCCTTAAAGACCGGGCGTCCGGTGCGGATGGTCTATACGCGGGAAGAATCGCTCATCTGCTCGGGCAAACGCCATCCCTGCGTTCTCCGCTATAAAACAGCCGCTGATAAAACCGGCCGGCTATTGGCGGTACAGGCGGAAGTAATTGCCGATACCGGGGCGTACTCTTCCTATGGTCCGGCCCCGATTACCAGGCTGGCTGTTCATGCTACCGGCCCCTATGAAGTTCCTAATGTAAAAATTGATGCTTACACCATTTATACCAATAATCCGACCTGCGGCGCCATGCGGGGATTTGGCGTGCCGCAAGCGGCCTTCGCCTATGAACAGCAGCTGGATATGGTGGCTGAACAAGCCGGCATCACGCCACTGGAAGTCCGTCTGCTGAACACGGTAAAGGAAAAAAGTGAGATGGCAACTGGTCAGATCATAGAAGATGGGGCGGGAATCGACAGCACGCTCAAGGGCGCCTATGAAAAGGCGAAAGCCCGGATGGACGGATTACCGGTTTCGAATGGCGGCGCCAAAAAAAGAGGCTATGGCATTGGCTGCATGTTTTACGGTGTCGGAAATACCGGACAGCCTAATCCGGCGGGCGCGTTTATTGATTTTCTTGATGACGGCACGGTGAACTTAATGGTTGGCGCAGCCGATATTGGCCAAGGCTCAAATACCGTGCTGGCGCAAATTGTTGCGGAAGAATTAGGCGTTCACTTTACTGATGTGCAGGTTATCTCAGCCGATACAGGCGTGACGCCGGATGGCGGGGCGACGTCGGCGAGCAGGCAGACCTATATTTCCGGTAATGCGGCATTGCGGGCGGCGCGAACGGTAAAAAAAATAATTATCGAGGAAGCGGCAAAGCTGTTCGGTGTTGCCGAGGAGCTAATTGTCGTTAGAAATCGTCAGATTGCAGTTGCCGGACGGGAAAGTGAATGTTGTAAAAATACCAGGGAAATCATTGCCCGCTGCCGTCAGCAGGGGAAAATGACCATCGGCCATGGCTGGTACAATCCGGATACGACGGCATTGGATGAAGAAACCGGCGCCGGCAATCCTTATGAGGCCTATGCCTTTGGCAGTCAGATTGTTGAAATTGAAGTCGATGAGGAAACCGGGCAGATCGAAGTACTCAATATTTACGCTGCGCATGATGTCGGACAGGCGGTCAATCCTTTACATGTGGAAGCCCAGATTGAAGGGGGCAGCATTATGGGCTTAGGCTATGGAATTTATGAAGAGGTAAAAGTCGAGCAGGGGAGGATTAAAACCCCTTCTTTTGCCACTTACCTGATTCCGACGGCGCTGGACATTCCTGAAATACATTCGATTATTATAGAGGAACGGGTCAGTACCGGTCCGTTTGGCGCGAAAGGGCTGGGGGAAACATCACTGGTACCGACTGCCGCCGCCATTGCCAATGCTGTATACGATGCTGTCGGCGTACGTATCTATTCTTTGCCGGTAACACCGGAAAAGGTGCTGCAGGCTCTCCGGCAGAAGGGCGCGGCTGCCCGGCGGTCAGCGGATGACGACGATGTATGACCGAAAACTGATTGCGCCTGGGCGGGAGGCGGCGTTGTTACTGCTGCGGAGCAGGCAGACGCCGCAGGTAATCCGCCATAGTCTGGCAGTGGCGGCAGTTGCCCGGCAACTGGCCAGGCATTTGAATCAGGCCGGGTTAACGTTGGATATCGGCTTAATTACAGCCGGCGGCTTGCTGCATGACATCGCCAAAGGCCAGCAGGACCATGCCCGGCAGGGCGGGCTATTATTAAAAAGCTGGGGCTATCCCCTGCTGGCTGCTGTAATTGAGTCTCATATGGATCTGGTTTTTAACGAGTGCAGCCCTTTGGATGAGAAGGCAATCGTATTTTTTGCCGATAAGAGCATCCAGGAAGACCGGATTGTCAATCCCGGCGAGCGGTTTCGGCTGAGCTTAAAAAAGTATGCCCGGCAGCCGGAGGCGCTAATGGCAATTGAACGACGTTGCCAGTCGTGGCAAAGGATTCGCAGCGAAGTGCGCCGGATTCTGTCTTCCGGAGCTAAGGCCGGTTTAGCTTGGCCGCCTTATCTGCGTGAGCTTTTCAGCGATATTCATTAAGTTTCCATAATTATTTAGTCAGTGTTTGTCATAATAACGATACCCTAAGGTTGATATTTTCTTGTAGATGGTGTATACTATATTTCGTAGCGCTAATAAGCTGCTGTTATTGGGGAGTAGCCAAGCTGGTTAAGGCACCTGACTCTGACTCAGGCATGCGTGGGTTCGAATCCTCCCTCCCCAGCCAAATCACGACTCACTAGCTCAACTGGCAGAGCAACCGACTCTTAATCGGTAGGTTGTAGGTTCGATTCCTACGTGGGTCACCAGTGAATTTAACGCCTCGCGGCTTCGCGAGGTTTTTATTTATGTAAACGGTGGTGTTTGTTTAGTGTTTGCTTTTCTCAAACACCGCGAATAATCACTAAAGAAATAGAATGATTTAAAAAGTTAGCAGGCTACCTGGCCTGCTTTTTTTGTTTCTCTTTCTCTTTTTCAACTGCCAGCCGTAAAAAATCGCCCATCTTATCGGCGGTTTCTTTTTCAGCGGATTTAAGCAAATGCGTGTACACAATAGTAGTGGTATTGGTGTTTGCATGTCCAAGCTTGCCGGCAACAGTTCTAATATCGGTTCCGGACGTAATCAAGTAAGTGGCTGCCATATGTCGAGAGGACGGGCTAAGCCTGTCCTCTAAAGGTCTTTTTCGGTTATTTCTCGTTCTTGTTGTTCTCGTATGGCAAAGTATTCTGTAAAAAGCGGTTCGTAGGCGTATGAAAGGTTTAGTCCTGCTTTATCGTTTGCCTTAAGCAAAATGAATACAGAATTGCCATCAGGTGCTTCCAATCGCCAAAAGGCCGCTTGGTTATCGCTATCATGTTTCTTGAGAGTAGGCTGACCATATTTTTCAGCAAGTCGCGTTTCTAATATTAAGAATTTCAAATAACGATTTTGAGGGGCGTCCAATAAAAGATCAATGGAAAACAATTGATCGTCAATCGTACTAAACGTAATAACAGAAAAATACCCCGCAACGGTTCCCGAATAAATTAATTCATAACATCTTGAATTTGTTTTAGCTGAAATTGTGTAGTCATATCCTTTTTCAATAGCGACATTTTTAATTTGTTCTTCACTATCTCCCCATTTTAAACCTAATGCACCATCTACTACAGGGGATTCTTCTGCAAATACTGGCGTTGTAATCAATAGACATGCAACAAAAAACAAGAAAATCCTTCGCATATACAACACCTTTCTTAATCTCATTTATTTCTCCAGTTGTAAAAAATATTAATTAGTCTGTGCAAATAACAGCAGGCGTTAAAAACTCAGCGCCGCCGCCGGTCTAGTTGCATTAGCCCATTGCCTAGATCAGCCATGGGGATTTTCCGT
This genomic interval from Dendrosporobacter quercicolus contains the following:
- a CDS encoding (2Fe-2S)-binding protein; its protein translation is MNGKVAIKFVLNHQAFSREVSPDRRLIEFLREDLKLTGTKIGCGEGDCGACTIIIDGKTANSCLLLAAQIDGKELLTIEGMGDDKNLHPLQTAFMEAGAVQCGFCTPGMLLSAKALLDKNPRPDRQEIMQSIAGNLCRCTGYKKIADAIEQVVRQNSALERG
- a CDS encoding xanthine dehydrogenase family protein molybdopterin-binding subunit, whose protein sequence is MMEKCAVVGQSIIRRDALDKVLGKTKFSADLKIEGMLYARVLRSKVPHALLKSIDVTAAEALPGVCVVLTARDVPGSNSHGIIFKDEPALISDKIRKIGDPLAVVAADSEALAEQALALIKVDVEELPAVLDAEQAMQPDAPKVHGDSNILSLRKIRKGDVAQAFLTADIIVEQEYRTQMQEHAYIEPEAGLAYMDSDVVVIKVSTQNTHFDCREVARNLNLPLNKVRIIQAPTGGGFGGKLDISVQIWLGLVALKTGRPVRMVYTREESLICSGKRHPCVLRYKTAADKTGRLLAVQAEVIADTGAYSSYGPAPITRLAVHATGPYEVPNVKIDAYTIYTNNPTCGAMRGFGVPQAAFAYEQQLDMVAEQAGITPLEVRLLNTVKEKSEMATGQIIEDGAGIDSTLKGAYEKAKARMDGLPVSNGGAKKRGYGIGCMFYGVGNTGQPNPAGAFIDFLDDGTVNLMVGAADIGQGSNTVLAQIVAEELGVHFTDVQVISADTGVTPDGGATSASRQTYISGNAALRAARTVKKIIIEEAAKLFGVAEELIVVRNRQIAVAGRESECCKNTREIIARCRQQGKMTIGHGWYNPDTTALDEETGAGNPYEAYAFGSQIVEIEVDEETGQIEVLNIYAAHDVGQAVNPLHVEAQIEGGSIMGLGYGIYEEVKVEQGRIKTPSFATYLIPTALDIPEIHSIIIEERVSTGPFGAKGLGETSLVPTAAAIANAVYDAVGVRIYSLPVTPEKVLQALRQKGAAARRSADDDDV
- a CDS encoding HD domain-containing protein, which translates into the protein MTTMYDRKLIAPGREAALLLLRSRQTPQVIRHSLAVAAVARQLARHLNQAGLTLDIGLITAGGLLHDIAKGQQDHARQGGLLLKSWGYPLLAAVIESHMDLVFNECSPLDEKAIVFFADKSIQEDRIVNPGERFRLSLKKYARQPEALMAIERRCQSWQRIRSEVRRILSSGAKAGLAWPPYLRELFSDIH
- a CDS encoding tyrosine-type recombinase/integrase; this translates as MRLRTAFYRILCHTRTTRTRNNRKRPLEDRLSPSSRHMAATYLITSGTDIRTVAGKLGHANTNTTTIVYTHLLKSAEKETADKMGDFLRLAVEKEKEKQKKQAR